One part of the Leptospira paudalimensis genome encodes these proteins:
- a CDS encoding Ig-like domain-containing protein, producing the protein MKRLGPIFVLLLFFIVNHCKNGKPGASSLFTFLGDDNAPKIISAVPSMGDKGLPRTQKIAVLFSKPMNINSCVQSFSISPPTQGFYELSDFALTFIPSSQWNYGTYTYTLTKNCESKDGNDLKELFSASFTVGEATTAGSFPEISNILISAGTIAECDAGNAPQLNILSNTITTACMGAPNSNSLTLNFTRPMDRATTTGAISFSPSISASFVWQSDTTLTIIPDRPFASQARINIAVSTTAQDTQGIRMQVPVSGSFFVGTSNLLPTIANLSLNADTLSNCLAGTGALVDLLVTSVSNACLGNPTVTPIVFTFSRPMDQIQTQSNISFSPSFTGNFSWSVDSLTLTFTPDAKFNFGTRYTITLGSGAKAQDGIFVAGSLVYSFVAGGALTDAPFVQAIGVESQTCPATYPGVGNATGGDWLLGSCYWDSSLPVLSPTSYRFRGGDSGTGTGPNLSNSASCLDVNTDNFRLIFSNYMDLNATINAVKLRRQSPPSTFVQLSTWSWSDCQAVYPFGCRVLTVVFAELEASCNGTSSFGNVSTSGDFNLLQSNTNPAGFPFYMLTVDTSAKDVNGIPIKSTFNFSMEAK; encoded by the coding sequence ATGAAAAGACTAGGACCCATATTTGTTCTATTGTTATTTTTTATCGTAAATCATTGTAAAAATGGGAAACCTGGAGCCAGTAGTTTGTTCACCTTTTTGGGAGATGACAATGCTCCGAAGATTATCTCCGCAGTTCCTTCTATGGGTGATAAAGGATTGCCTAGAACTCAAAAAATTGCAGTGCTATTTAGTAAACCAATGAACATAAATAGTTGTGTTCAGAGTTTTTCAATTTCTCCACCAACTCAAGGTTTTTATGAGCTAAGCGATTTTGCTCTCACGTTCATTCCTAGTTCACAATGGAATTATGGAACGTATACATATACTTTAACGAAAAATTGCGAATCAAAAGACGGAAATGATTTAAAGGAATTGTTTTCAGCTAGCTTTACGGTAGGCGAAGCAACTACAGCAGGAAGTTTTCCGGAAATATCAAATATTCTAATTTCCGCAGGAACGATTGCGGAATGTGACGCCGGCAATGCGCCACAATTGAATATTCTTTCTAATACCATAACTACTGCATGTATGGGTGCCCCAAATTCTAACTCCTTGACATTGAATTTTACAAGGCCGATGGACAGAGCAACAACTACTGGTGCAATTTCTTTTTCCCCATCAATTTCTGCGAGTTTTGTTTGGCAATCTGATACTACATTAACGATAATTCCAGACAGGCCATTTGCATCCCAAGCTAGAATCAATATTGCAGTTTCCACCACTGCTCAAGATACTCAAGGAATCCGAATGCAAGTACCTGTGTCGGGAAGCTTTTTTGTCGGAACTTCTAACTTATTGCCAACAATCGCGAATTTATCTTTAAATGCAGATACCTTATCAAATTGTCTTGCTGGAACTGGTGCATTGGTTGATTTGCTGGTAACTAGCGTTTCAAATGCTTGTTTGGGTAACCCAACTGTAACTCCTATAGTATTCACATTTTCACGACCGATGGATCAAATTCAAACTCAATCAAACATAAGTTTTTCGCCATCATTTACAGGAAATTTTTCATGGTCAGTTGATAGTTTGACTCTTACATTTACACCCGATGCTAAGTTCAATTTTGGTACGAGATATACAATAACTTTAGGAAGCGGTGCAAAAGCTCAAGATGGCATTTTTGTAGCTGGATCATTGGTATATAGTTTTGTTGCTGGAGGTGCGCTTACTGATGCTCCTTTTGTTCAGGCTATTGGGGTCGAATCTCAAACATGTCCTGCAACATATCCAGGTGTTGGAAATGCAACGGGCGGGGATTGGTTGTTAGGTTCTTGTTATTGGGATAGTAGTCTGCCAGTATTATCGCCTACTTCATATAGATTTAGAGGAGGAGATAGCGGAACCGGAACGGGTCCAAATTTAAGTAACTCTGCCTCTTGTTTAGATGTGAATACAGATAATTTTAGGTTAATCTTTTCGAATTATATGGATTTAAATGCAACTATTAATGCAGTTAAATTACGCAGACAATCTCCTCCTAGTACATTTGTGCAATTGTCCACTTGGTCATGGTCTGATTGCCAGGCAGTCTATCCATTTGGATGTCGGGTATTAACAGTGGTATTTGCAGAACTTGAAGCTTCATGTAATGGTACATCATCTTTCGGAAATGTTTCGACATCCGGAGATTTCAACCTACTACAATCAAATACGAACCCAGCGGGTTTCCCTTTTTATATGTTAACCGTAGACACATCGGCAAAGGATGTTAATGGAATTCCAATTAAATCAACTTTTAATTTTAGTATGGAGGCGAAATGA